The Symphalangus syndactylus isolate Jambi chromosome 11, NHGRI_mSymSyn1-v2.1_pri, whole genome shotgun sequence genome contains a region encoding:
- the TAOK2 gene encoding serine/threonine-protein kinase TAO2 isoform X4, whose protein sequence is MPAGGRAGSLKDPDVAELFFKDDPEKLFSDLREIGHGSFGAVYFARDVRNSEVVAIKKMSYSGKQSNEKWQDIIKEVRFLQKLRHPNTIQYRGCYLREHTAWLVMEYCLGSASDLLEVHKKPLQEVEIAAVTHGALQGLAYLHSHNMIHRDVKAGNILLSEPGLVKLGDFGSASIMAPANSFVGTPYWMAPEVILAMDEGQYDGKVDVWSLGITCIELAERKPPLFNMNAMSALYHIAQNESPVLQSGHWSDYFRNFVDSCLQKIPQDRPTSEVLLKHRFVLRERPPTVIMDLIQRTKDAVRELDNLQYRKMKKILFQEAPNGPGAEAPEEEEEAEPYMHRAGTLTSLESSHSVPSMSISASSQSSSVNSLADASDNEEEEEEEEEEEEEEEGPEAREMAMMQEGEHTVTSHSSIIHRLPGSDNLYDDPYQPEITPSPLQPPAAPAPTSTTSSARRRAYCRNRDHFATIRTASLVSRQIQEHEQDSALREQLSGYKRMRRQHQKQLLALESRLRGEREEHSARLQRELEAQRAGFGAEAEKLARRHQAIGEKEARAAQAEERKFQQHILGQQKKELAALLEAQKRTYKLRKEQLKEELQENPSTPKREKAEWLLRQKEQLQQCQAEEEAGLLRRQRQYFELQCRQYKRKMLLARHSLDQDLLREDLNKKQTQKDLECALLLRQHEATRELELRQLQAVQRTRAELTRLQHQTELGNQLEYNKRREQELRQKHAAQVRQQPKSLKSKELQIKKQFQETCKIQTRQYKALRAHLLETTPKAQHKSLLKRLKEEQTRKLAILAEQYDQSISEMLSSQAVVSSILLSQRFREHLEHMCKYTWGIDSAV, encoded by the exons ATGCCAGCTGGGGGCCGGGCCGGGAGCCTGAAGGACCCAGATGTGGCTGAGCTCTTCTTCAAGGATGACCCAGAAAAGCTCTTCTCTGACCTCCGGGAAATTGGCCATGGCAGCTTTGGAGCTGTATACTTT GCCCGGGATGTCCGGAATAGTGAGGTGGTGGCCATCAAGAAGATGTCCTACAGTGGGAAGCAGTCCAATGAG AAATGGCAAGACATCATCAAGGAGGTGCGGTTCTTACAGAAGCTCCGGCATCCCAACACCATTCAGTACCGGGGCTGTTACCTGAGGGAGCACACGGCTTGG CTGGTAATGGAGTATTGCCTGGGCTCAGCTTCTGACCTTCTAGAAG TGCACAAGAAACCCCTTCAGGAGGTAGAGATCGCAGCTGTGACCCACGGGGCGCTTCAGGGCCTGGCGTATCTGCACTCCCACAACATGATCCATAG GGATGTGAAGGCTGGAAACATCCTGCTGTCAGAACCAGGGTTAGTGAAGCTGGGGGACTTTGGTTCTGCATCCATCATGGCACCCGCCAACTCCTTCGTGGGCACCCCATactg GATGGCACCCGAGGTGATCCTGGCCATGGATGAGGGGCAGTACGATGGCAAAGTGGACGTCTGGTCCTTGGGGATAACCTGCATCGAGCTGG CGGAACGGAAACCACCGCTGTTTAACATGAATGCGATGAGTGCCTTATACCACATTGCACAGAATGAATCCCCCGTGCTCCAGTCAGGACACTG GTCTGACTACTTCCGGAATTTTGTTGACTCCTGTCTTCAGAAAATCCCTCAAGACAGACCAACCTCAGAGGTTCTCCTGAAG CACCGCTTTGTACTCCGGGAGCGGCCACCCACAGTCATCATGGACCTGATCCAGAGGACCAAGGATGCCGTGCGGGAGCTGGACAACCTGCAGTACCGCAAGATGAAGAAGATCCTGTTCCAAGAGGCACCCAACGGCCCTGGTGCCGAGGCcccagaggaggaagag GAGGCCGAGCCCTACATGCACCGGGCCGGGACTCTGACCAGTCTCGAGAGTAGCCACTCAGTGCCCAGCATGTCCATCAGCGCCTCCAGCCAGAGCAGCTCCGTTAACAGCCTAGCAGATGCCTCAGACaacgaggaagaggaggaggaggaggaggaagaggaggaggaggaagaaggcccCGAAGCCCGGGAGATGGCCATGATGCAGGAGGGAGAGCACACAGTCACCTCTCACAGCTCCATTATCCATCGGCTGCCG GGCTCTGACAACCTATATGATGACCCCTACCAGCCAGAGATAACCCCCAGCCCTCTCCAGccgcctgcagccccagctcccacctccaccacctcttcCGCCCGCCGCCGGGCCTACTGCCGCAACCGGGACCACTTTGCCACCATCCGAACTGCCTCCCTG gtCAGCCGTCAGATCCAGGAGCATGAGCAGGACTCTGCATTGCGGGAGCAGCTGAGTGGCTATAAGCGGATGCGACGACAGCACCAGAAGCAGCTGCTGGCCCTGGAGTCACGGCTGAGGGGTGAACGGGAGGAGCACAGTGCACGGCTGCAGCGGGAGCTTGAGGCGCAGCGGGCTGGCTTTGGGGCGGAGGCAGAAAAGCTGGCCCGGCGGCACCAAGCCATCGGTGAGAAGGAGGCACGAGCTGCCCAGGCCGAGGAGCGGAAGTTCCAGCAGCACATCCTTGGGCAGCAGAAGAAAGAGCTGGCCGCCCTGCTGGAGGCACAGAAGCGGACCTACAAACTTCGCAAGGAACAGCTGAAGGAG GAGCTCCAGGAGAACCCCAGCACTCCCAAGCGGGAGAAGGCCGAGTGGCTGCTGCGGCAGAAGGAGCAGCTCCAGCAGTGCCAGGcggaggaggaggcagggctcCTGCGGCGGCAGCGCCAGTACTTTGAGCTGCAGTGTCGCCAGTACAAGCGCAAGATGTTGCTGGCTCGGCACAGCCTGGACCAGGACCTGCTGCGGGAG gaccTGAACAAGAAGCAGACCCAGAAAGACTTGGAGTGTGCACTGCTGCTTCGGCAGCACGAGGCCACGCGGGAGCTGGAGCTGCGGCAGCTGCAGGCCGTGCAGCGCACGCGGGCTGAGCTCACCCGCCTGCAGCACCAGACGGAGCTGGGCAACCAGCTGGAGTACAACAAGCGGCGTGAGCAAGAGTTGCGGCAGAAGCATGCGGCCCAGGTTCGCCAGCAGCCCAAGAGCCTCAAA TCTAAGGAGCTGCAGATCAAGAAGCAGTTCCAGGAGACGTGTAAGATCCAGACTCGGCAGTACAAGGCTCTGCGAGCACACTTGCTGGAGACCACGCCCAAAGCTCAGCACAAGAGCCTCCTTAAGCGGCTCAAGGAAGAGCAGACCCGCAAGCTGGCGATCTTGGCGGAGCAGTATGACCAGTCCATCTCAGAGATGCTCAGCTCACAGGCG gttgtttccagtattTTGCTATCACAACGCTTCCGTGAACACCTCGAGCACATGTGCAAGTATACCTGGGGGATAGATTCTGCAGTGTAA